The DNA region GGTTTCAGCAGGACACCGATCCGAAAGTTGAAGCGTTCACGGAATCGATCAGCTTCGACAGCCGGCTGTACGAAGTGGACATCCGCGGCTCGAAGGCTCACGCCGCGATGCTGACCGCCGTCGGGCTGATTTCTGACGACGAATGCGACCGGATCTGCACGACGCTGGATGCCATTCGCGACGAAATCGAGTCGGGCAGTTTTCCTTTTTCCGCGGCGCTGGAAGACATCCACATGCACATTGAAAGCGCGCTGATCGCGCGCATCGGTGACGTGGGGCGCAAGCTGCATACGGGACGAAGCCGCAACGATCAGGTTTCCACCGATTTGAAACTGTACGTCCGCGACGCGATCGATCTGATCGACCGACTGCTGAACGAAGTCCAGACCGCCTTCGTCGACCGCTGCGACCGCGATGCGGATGTGATTCTGCCCGGTTACACGCACATGCAGCGAGCTCAGCCGGTCCAGGCGGCTCACTACTGGCTGGCCTATTGTGAGAAGTTTCAGCGGGATCGGGACCGGCTGGCGGACTGCCGTCGGCGAGTCAGCGTGTCGCCTCTGGGAGCCGCCGCGCTGGCAGGATCGTCGCTGCCCATTGATCGACAGATGACCGCGAAGGCGTTGGGATTTGACGGCGTCGCCGCCAACAGTCTCGACATCAGCAGCGACCGTGACTATCTGGCCGAATTCGTGTTCTGCCTGTCACTGATCGCCGCGCACATGAGTACCTGGTGCGAAGAATGGATCATCTGGTTCACCACGGAATTCGGATTTCTGCGACTGCCCGATGCCTACACCACCGGTTCGTCGATCATGCCGCAAAAGCGAAACCCGGATGTTCTGGAATTGATTCGCGGCAAGACCGCTCGCGTGATGGCCGCCGTGCCGCAGACTCTGATTCTGCTGAAGAGCCTGCCGATGGCCTACAACCGCGATCTGCAGGAAGACAAGCTGGCGATGTTCGACGCGTTCGACACCGTGAAAGCCTGTCTGGAACTGATGCCGGCCGTTGTCAGCGGCGCCGAACTGCGGCGGGATGTGATTGAATCCCGGCTGGAAGACGGCTTCCTGGACGCGACCGCTCTGATGGAATACCTCATCAAACAGGGCGTCCCGATGAGAACCGGGCATGAAACCGTCGGCAGGCTGGTTTCGAAGTGCGAGACAGCCGGTTGCCGACTGGCGGATCTGTCGCTGACGGAACTGCAGTCCGCCTGTGATCGCATCACTCAGGATGTGTACCAGGTGCTGGGAACTCGCAACGCGATGAACGCTCTGGTGAGTTTCGGTTCCGGCGGAACTCAGCCGGTCCTGGATCGCGTGGCGGAATGGAAGCGGCGCTTGCGGTGATCCGCGTTTTTGGAAGTTCTCCCGCAACTGCGCGCCGGATCGGGCGAGAATCGAAGCCGGCGATGAAGTACGCGACGGGCCAGTTTCCCTCAACGCGGTTTTCTCGGGGAGAATGCCATGCCCACACC from Planctomycetaceae bacterium includes:
- the argH gene encoding argininosuccinate lyase, producing the protein MAKAWGGRFQQDTDPKVEAFTESISFDSRLYEVDIRGSKAHAAMLTAVGLISDDECDRICTTLDAIRDEIESGSFPFSAALEDIHMHIESALIARIGDVGRKLHTGRSRNDQVSTDLKLYVRDAIDLIDRLLNEVQTAFVDRCDRDADVILPGYTHMQRAQPVQAAHYWLAYCEKFQRDRDRLADCRRRVSVSPLGAAALAGSSLPIDRQMTAKALGFDGVAANSLDISSDRDYLAEFVFCLSLIAAHMSTWCEEWIIWFTTEFGFLRLPDAYTTGSSIMPQKRNPDVLELIRGKTARVMAAVPQTLILLKSLPMAYNRDLQEDKLAMFDAFDTVKACLELMPAVVSGAELRRDVIESRLEDGFLDATALMEYLIKQGVPMRTGHETVGRLVSKCETAGCRLADLSLTELQSACDRITQDVYQVLGTRNAMNALVSFGSGGTQPVLDRVAEWKRRLR